A region of Chitinivibrionales bacterium DNA encodes the following proteins:
- a CDS encoding GntR family transcriptional regulator, with the protein MRISPGIKKAIESVFTEISSGRISPGDRLPGIPRLAQSSGVSPVTMWKAMNILREKGIVEGIRGNPFIVTSDALQKIGVFKSTLNEPVQKVRSSCLWQRIRLRLLKDVLNGVYGSNGVLPTLKELRQKYGISFRPLKKALTALCEEGVLAPRNRLYHVVSLSSSRSNSCVRVIMLSDQEKKLWAGSLNEECIRTLESECSRANVELQVVGYMESGKFFFARSDERLRPISTLSDDDSVLGYLYIVIQNDECRDIFLRRLSSFGKPVAVLDVVGGWELPLYAQKPYVKHFTTAISPLPGEIAARYLLEMGHRKVAYISPFHQAAWSKNRLAGIRKIFAGAGYDSAVTSCTWNNPPDIHSSYHDDALKNCPIEPLVEFFNKWKKDIPRFYINRMDSYFNFQLQWRILTIAEFNRQLHSLFDAALADDSVTVWVAANDTVALAAIEYLDLNEIEVPESISLISFDDTWESLRQGITSYNFNMQAVVHTMLGYVLNTRSVKSMGFYRPVEIEGMIIERMTTGKMQLKE; encoded by the coding sequence ATGCGAATATCGCCCGGTATAAAGAAAGCAATTGAATCCGTTTTCACGGAAATATCATCAGGCCGTATTTCTCCCGGTGACCGTCTTCCGGGCATTCCCCGGCTTGCCCAATCATCCGGTGTGTCCCCGGTAACCATGTGGAAAGCTATGAATATTCTTCGTGAGAAAGGTATTGTTGAAGGCATTCGGGGGAACCCCTTTATTGTCACATCGGATGCTTTACAAAAGATCGGGGTTTTTAAGTCAACACTCAACGAGCCGGTTCAAAAAGTAAGGTCGAGTTGTCTCTGGCAGCGAATCAGGTTGCGGTTGTTGAAAGATGTTCTCAACGGCGTTTACGGCAGCAACGGAGTGCTCCCGACACTAAAAGAACTCCGGCAAAAATACGGAATATCATTTCGCCCCTTGAAAAAGGCGCTTACTGCTCTCTGTGAAGAAGGAGTCCTTGCCCCCCGGAACAGATTGTACCATGTCGTTTCTTTGTCGTCCTCACGATCGAATTCTTGTGTGAGGGTCATTATGTTGTCCGATCAAGAAAAGAAACTATGGGCCGGGTCCCTCAACGAAGAATGCATCCGGACGCTGGAATCGGAATGTAGCCGGGCAAATGTGGAATTGCAGGTAGTGGGATATATGGAAAGCGGCAAGTTCTTTTTTGCCCGGAGTGATGAGCGATTGAGACCCATTTCAACGCTGAGTGACGATGATTCGGTGTTGGGATATCTTTATATTGTCATTCAGAATGACGAATGTCGTGACATATTTTTACGTCGGTTGTCATCATTTGGAAAACCGGTTGCAGTTCTTGATGTTGTTGGAGGCTGGGAGCTTCCACTCTATGCTCAAAAGCCTTATGTCAAACATTTCACTACCGCCATATCTCCCTTACCCGGTGAAATCGCGGCACGGTATCTTCTCGAAATGGGACACCGGAAAGTCGCCTATATTTCTCCGTTTCATCAGGCTGCCTGGTCAAAAAATCGTCTTGCTGGAATAAGAAAAATATTTGCCGGGGCCGGTTATGATTCGGCCGTTACCTCTTGTACCTGGAACAATCCTCCCGATATACATAGTTCATATCATGATGACGCTCTGAAAAACTGTCCTATCGAGCCGCTGGTAGAATTTTTTAATAAATGGAAAAAAGATATTCCCCGTTTTTATATCAACCGAATGGATTCATATTTTAATTTTCAGTTACAATGGCGGATATTGACCATAGCAGAGTTCAACCGTCAACTTCATTCGCTCTTTGACGCGGCGCTTGCCGATGATTCAGTCACCGTCTGGGTTGCGGCCAATGACACGGTGGCGTTGGCCGCAATCGAGTACCTGGATTTAAATGAAATCGAAGTACCGGAAAGCATATCACTGATTTCTTTTGACGACACATGGGAATCCCTGCGTCAGGGTATTACCAGCTATAA